A single genomic interval of Methanobrevibacter sp. harbors:
- a CDS encoding 50S ribosomal protein L2 has protein sequence MGKRLIHQRRGRGTPAHRVASHRFKDKIRYRSYDALEKEGSLKGKVIDILHDPARTAPIAEVKFENGEKKYILAPESIQIDDEIECGISAPIKFGNTLPLAEIPEGTPIYDIENTPGDGGRFVRSSGTYASVVTHDANQAVVELPSGELKYLNPKCRASIGVVAGGGRKDKPFLKAGKRWHAYKAKGKKFMTVRGVAMNAVDHPHGGGNRQHPGRPTTVSRHAPPGRKVGSIAAKRTGLKR, from the coding sequence ATGGGAAAACGATTAATACATCAAAGAAGAGGAAGAGGAACTCCTGCACACCGTGTTGCTTCTCATCGTTTCAAAGATAAAATTAGATACAGATCTTACGATGCATTAGAAAAAGAAGGTAGCCTCAAAGGTAAAGTCATTGACATTTTACATGACCCAGCAAGAACCGCTCCTATTGCAGAAGTAAAATTCGAAAATGGTGAAAAGAAATATATCTTAGCACCTGAAAGCATTCAAATTGATGATGAAATTGAATGTGGTATTTCTGCTCCTATCAAATTTGGTAACACTTTACCACTTGCTGAAATTCCTGAAGGTACTCCAATCTATGATATTGAAAACACTCCTGGTGACGGAGGACGTTTTGTAAGATCTTCTGGAACTTACGCTTCTGTAGTTACTCATGACGCAAACCAAGCTGTTGTTGAATTACCATCTGGTGAATTAAAATACTTAAACCCTAAATGCCGTGCAAGTATCGGTGTTGTTGCTGGTGGAGGTAGAAAAGATAAACCATTCCTTAAAGCTGGTAAAAGATGGCATGCTTATAAAGCTAAAGGTAAGAAATTCATGACTGTTAGAGGAGTAGCAATGAATGCTGTAGACCACCCTCACGGGGGAGGTAACAGACAACATCCTGGTCGTCCAACTACTGTTTCAAGACATGCACCACCAGGAAGAAAAGTTGGTTCAATTGCAGCTAAGAGAACAGGTTTAAAAAGATAG
- a CDS encoding 30S ribosomal protein S17, producing the protein MVGLNVQEPETTCNDPNCPFHGTLAVRGQVLEGIVVSNKAERTITVERSYYKFIKKYERYEKRKSKINVHKPDCLHVNVGDSVKVAECRPLSKTKHFVLVEVKGE; encoded by the coding sequence ATGGTTGGGCTTAACGTTCAAGAACCAGAAACTACATGTAATGATCCTAACTGCCCTTTTCACGGAACTTTAGCTGTAAGAGGTCAAGTTCTCGAAGGAATCGTAGTAAGTAACAAAGCAGAAAGGACTATTACTGTTGAACGTAGTTACTATAAATTCATTAAAAAATATGAAAGATACGAAAAAAGGAAATCTAAAATCAATGTTCACAAACCTGATTGCTTACATGTGAATGTTGGTGATTCTGTAAAAGTTGCAGAATGTAGACCATTAAGTAAAACTAAACATTTTGTTTTAGTTGAAGTTAAAGGAGAGTAA
- a CDS encoding 50S ribosomal protein L5 encodes MNPMNEVRIEKATVSIGVGEAGEKLSRAISLLESMFDQTPVKTFSKVTNPEWGIRKKQPIACKLTLRGDKADKAIDMVLEGISRNIKPTQFDAQGNLSFGIKEHIDIPGMRYNPDIGIFGMNVSVTFEKPGYRISKRKIQQKKVPQKHRISKEETMKFMEENFKVNYVTE; translated from the coding sequence ATGAACCCAATGAACGAAGTACGTATCGAAAAAGCTACTGTAAGTATTGGTGTAGGAGAAGCAGGTGAAAAATTATCCCGTGCTATTTCTCTCTTAGAAAGTATGTTCGATCAAACTCCTGTTAAAACTTTTTCCAAAGTTACTAACCCAGAATGGGGAATTAGGAAAAAACAACCTATCGCATGTAAATTAACTTTACGTGGAGATAAAGCAGATAAAGCTATTGATATGGTATTAGAAGGAATTAGTAGAAATATTAAACCTACTCAATTTGATGCACAAGGAAACCTTTCTTTTGGTATTAAAGAACATATTGATATTCCTGGTATGAGATATAACCCAGATATTGGTATTTTCGGTATGAACGTTTCTGTTACTTTTGAAAAACCTGGTTACAGAATTTCTAAAAGAAAAATCCAACAAAAGAAAGTTCCTCAAAAACATAGAATTTCTAAAGAAGAAACTATGAAATTTATGGAAGAAAATTTCAAAGTAAATTACGTAACTGAATAA
- a CDS encoding 30S ribosomal protein S14: MIILPRKYGKAAKKCSRCGDHSAMISRYGLNLCRQCFREIAPKIGFKKYN, from the coding sequence GTGATAATTTTGCCAAGAAAATACGGAAAAGCTGCTAAAAAATGTAGTCGTTGTGGAGATCACTCCGCTATGATTAGTAGATACGGATTAAATTTATGCAGACAATGTTTTAGGGAAATTGCTCCTAAAATTGGATTTAAAAAATATAATTAG
- the rplX gene encoding 50S ribosomal protein L24 produces the protein MSIQPRKQRKARYTAPAHSRGKYLSASVSKDLREKVGKKSLPVKTGDKVRVVRGDFKGHEGEVLTVDYTSYKVTIEEVTLSKPDGTATFLPVDPSNLVIIDADLDDDRRIKNKGDN, from the coding sequence ATGTCAATTCAACCAAGAAAACAAAGAAAAGCTCGTTATACTGCTCCTGCTCACTCACGTGGTAAATACTTAAGTGCTTCTGTAAGTAAAGATTTAAGGGAAAAAGTCGGTAAAAAATCTTTACCTGTTAAAACAGGAGACAAAGTTAGAGTTGTCCGTGGAGACTTTAAAGGACATGAAGGAGAAGTTCTCACTGTAGATTACACTTCTTACAAAGTTACTATTGAAGAAGTTACTTTATCCAAACCTGATGGAACTGCTACTTTCCTTCCAGTTGATCCATCTAACTTAGTAATTATTGATGCAGATTTAGACGACGATAGAAGAATTAAAAATAAAGGAGATAATTAA
- a CDS encoding 50S ribosomal protein L19e translates to MNLTTQKRLAASILKVGLNRVWIDPERLEEVSMAITREGVKQLINDGAIKAKPQKGISSYRSKKIKEQKAKGKRKGRGSIKGAKKARTPKKKAWMTTIRALRKDLKEMREEEVIDVTTYRKLYKMAKGGAFRSKSYMRNYARDHDLIKGDE, encoded by the coding sequence ATGAATCTTACAACTCAAAAAAGATTAGCTGCTAGCATCCTCAAAGTAGGACTTAATCGTGTATGGATTGACCCAGAAAGATTAGAAGAAGTTTCTATGGCGATCACTAGGGAAGGTGTAAAGCAGTTAATTAATGATGGAGCTATTAAAGCTAAACCTCAAAAAGGTATTAGTAGCTACAGATCTAAAAAAATTAAAGAACAAAAAGCAAAAGGAAAAAGAAAAGGTAGAGGTAGTATTAAAGGAGCTAAAAAAGCACGTACTCCTAAGAAAAAAGCTTGGATGACTACCATCAGAGCTTTAAGGAAAGATCTTAAAGAAATGCGTGAAGAAGAAGTAATTGATGTTACTACCTACCGTAAATTATACAAAATGGCTAAGGGTGGCGCATTCAGAAGTAAATCTTACATGAGAAACTATGCCCGTGACCATGATTTAATTAAAGGAGATGAGTAA
- a CDS encoding ribonuclease P protein component 1: MITSNNLVHHEFIGLKVHAVNPKNPSLNLKGTVIDETKNTINIEEEDNSEKMIPKNGTFFVFELPNGEKVEIDGNILSIRPEDRIKKRFKKI, encoded by the coding sequence ATGATTACTTCAAATAATTTAGTGCATCATGAATTTATTGGATTAAAAGTTCATGCTGTTAATCCGAAGAATCCTTCTCTTAATTTAAAAGGAACAGTTATTGATGAGACAAAAAATACCATTAATATTGAAGAAGAGGATAACAGCGAAAAAATGATTCCTAAAAATGGAACATTTTTCGTGTTTGAACTTCCTAACGGGGAAAAAGTTGAAATTGATGGTAATATTTTGTCTATTCGTCCTGAAGATAGAATAAAAAAAAGATTTAAAAAAATATAA
- a CDS encoding 30S ribosomal protein S8, with translation MSLMDPLADALTNIRNNELQVNGSCVISPASKLIGQVLSTMQKENYIGNFEYVDDNRAGKFTVELIGNINKCGVIKPRHAVKKDEFEKFEKRYLPAKNFGILIVTTPQGIMTHNEAKERGIGGRLLAYMY, from the coding sequence ATGAGTCTTATGGATCCTCTCGCTGATGCTTTAACTAACATTAGAAATAACGAATTACAAGTAAATGGTTCTTGTGTTATTTCTCCTGCTTCCAAATTAATTGGACAAGTTTTAAGCACAATGCAAAAAGAGAATTATATTGGTAATTTTGAATATGTTGATGACAATAGGGCAGGTAAATTCACTGTTGAATTAATCGGTAACATTAACAAATGTGGTGTTATCAAACCTCGTCATGCTGTTAAGAAAGATGAATTTGAAAAATTTGAAAAAAGATATTTGCCAGCAAAAAACTTTGGTATTTTAATCGTAACCACTCCTCAAGGAATTATGACTCACAATGAGGCTAAAGAAAGAGGAATCGGTGGACGTTTGTTGGCTTACATGTATTAG
- a CDS encoding 50S ribosomal protein L15, giving the protein MIRTKRKINKQRGSRSNGGGCTKKRRGAGNKGGKGKAGMGKQHWTWTVIHDRDHFGKHGFKRPQKMINKVNAVNLNYLEEQADKLLASGKASQDGGAIVIDVTELGYDKVLGKGKITKTFKISAPQFSASAVEKIEELGGEAIEL; this is encoded by the coding sequence ATGATTAGAACAAAACGTAAAATTAACAAACAAAGAGGTTCTAGATCCAACGGTGGAGGCTGTACCAAAAAACGTAGAGGTGCAGGTAACAAAGGTGGTAAAGGTAAAGCAGGTATGGGTAAACAACACTGGACCTGGACTGTAATCCACGATCGTGACCACTTTGGTAAACACGGTTTCAAAAGACCTCAAAAAATGATTAATAAAGTCAATGCTGTTAATTTAAACTACTTAGAAGAACAAGCTGATAAATTACTCGCAAGCGGTAAAGCATCTCAAGATGGTGGTGCTATTGTAATTGATGTAACTGAATTAGGTTACGACAAAGTTTTAGGTAAAGGTAAAATTACCAAAACTTTCAAAATTTCAGCTCCTCAATTTTCAGCATCTGCTGTTGAAAAAATTGAAGAATTAGGAGGAGAAGCTATAGAATTATAG
- a CDS encoding 50S ribosomal protein L14 — translation MKPLTSSVTKALPIGATLQCVDNTGAREIEIISVKGFKGVRRRLDVAGVGDLVVASVKKGTADMRREVVNAVVVRQKKEYRRADGLRVKFEDNAAVIITPEGILKGSEIRGPVAKEAADRWPSVGSAANILV, via the coding sequence ATGAAACCATTAACCTCAAGCGTAACTAAAGCATTACCAATTGGAGCAACTCTCCAATGTGTTGACAATACTGGTGCTCGTGAAATCGAAATCATTTCCGTAAAAGGATTCAAAGGTGTAAGAAGAAGACTCGACGTTGCTGGTGTTGGAGACTTAGTTGTTGCTTCTGTTAAAAAAGGAACTGCTGACATGAGAAGAGAAGTTGTCAACGCAGTTGTAGTTAGACAAAAAAAGGAATATAGACGTGCTGATGGTCTTCGTGTTAAATTTGAAGATAATGCTGCTGTTATTATTACTCCAGAAGGAATTTTAAAAGGATCTGAAATTAGAGGTCCTGTTGCTAAAGAAGCAGCTGACAGATGGCCTAGTGTAGGTAGTGCGGCTAATATTTTAGTATAG
- the yciH gene encoding stress response translation initiation inhibitor YciH has product MSKICDVCGLPEELCVCEEIAREVQSLKVFTVRRRFGKLMTIIEGIDEHDIDIRELTKTLKAKCACGGTAKNGQIELQGDHKVKVKKVLSDLGFSSDTIEIRESKKNNKKRR; this is encoded by the coding sequence ATGTCAAAAATTTGTGATGTATGTGGGCTTCCTGAAGAACTTTGTGTTTGTGAAGAAATTGCACGTGAAGTTCAATCTTTAAAAGTTTTTACTGTTAGAAGAAGATTTGGAAAACTCATGACTATTATCGAAGGTATAGATGAACATGACATCGATATCAGAGAACTCACAAAAACCCTTAAAGCAAAATGTGCTTGTGGTGGAACCGCTAAAAACGGTCAAATAGAACTCCAAGGTGATCATAAAGTTAAGGTCAAAAAAGTTTTATCTGACTTGGGTTTTTCATCTGATACTATTGAGATTCGTGAATCTAAAAAGAATAATAAGAAAAGAAGATAA
- a CDS encoding 50S ribosomal protein L18 yields the protein MAHGTNYKVAFRRRREGKTDYAARMKLVNYDKARLVVRVSNSHATVQVINYAPEGDLTVASAVSKQLAKYGYLGHTGNITAFYLTAYLCAKRALAQGVENAILDIGLKSPIKGSKIFAALQGAVDAGLEVPHGDFIFPDEDRINGGHIAAYAESLDAEEVAKKFSKYFERGLDPKDLPANFEETIKNIDEAEE from the coding sequence ATGGCACATGGAACTAACTATAAAGTAGCTTTCAGAAGAAGAAGAGAAGGTAAAACTGATTACGCAGCAAGAATGAAATTAGTTAACTACGACAAAGCTCGTTTAGTTGTTAGAGTTTCTAACTCTCATGCTACTGTTCAAGTTATCAATTACGCTCCTGAAGGAGATTTAACTGTTGCTTCAGCTGTAAGTAAACAATTAGCAAAATACGGTTACTTAGGACACACTGGAAACATTACTGCATTCTATTTAACCGCTTATCTCTGTGCTAAAAGAGCTTTAGCTCAAGGTGTTGAAAATGCAATTTTAGACATTGGTTTAAAATCCCCAATTAAAGGATCCAAAATCTTCGCAGCTCTCCAAGGTGCTGTTGATGCAGGTTTAGAAGTCCCTCATGGTGATTTCATCTTCCCAGATGAAGACCGTATTAATGGAGGACACATTGCTGCATATGCAGAATCCTTAGATGCAGAAGAAGTTGCTAAAAAATTCTCAAAGTATTTCGAAAGAGGTCTCGATCCTAAAGATTTACCTGCAAACTTTGAAGAAACTATTAAAAATATTGATGAGGCAGAGGAATAA
- the rpsS gene encoding 30S ribosomal protein S19 translates to MARKIFKYKGYTLEELQKLSLEEVMELFPARQRRSLKRGFLPRQQIVLDKMRKLNKEGTKDGRPVVIRTHCRDMIVIPEMVGTTFGIYDGQNFVEVTIAPEMIGHYFGEYAPTRKRVQHGDPGMGATRSSMFVPLK, encoded by the coding sequence TTGGCAAGAAAAATATTTAAATATAAAGGTTATACTCTTGAAGAGCTTCAAAAATTGTCTTTAGAAGAAGTAATGGAATTATTCCCTGCAAGACAAAGAAGATCTTTAAAAAGAGGATTCTTACCAAGACAACAAATTGTTTTGGATAAAATGAGAAAATTAAATAAAGAAGGAACTAAAGATGGTCGTCCTGTTGTTATTAGGACCCATTGCAGAGACATGATTGTTATACCTGAAATGGTTGGAACCACTTTCGGTATTTATGATGGTCAAAATTTTGTTGAAGTCACAATTGCACCAGAAATGATTGGTCATTACTTTGGTGAATACGCACCAACAAGAAAAAGAGTTCAACACGGAGACCCAGGTATGGGTGCTACCAGATCATCCATGTTTGTACCACTTAAATAA
- a CDS encoding 50S ribosomal protein L32e encodes MANKRFKRQEYARYKKLGIKWRRPRGKTSKMRRYEAGKPDMPAIGYRTPRAIRDLHPSGFKDVLVHNMQELEDLDPATEAARISASIGKRKKDLMLAKALELGIKVLNK; translated from the coding sequence ATGGCTAATAAAAGATTTAAAAGACAAGAATATGCTCGTTATAAAAAACTTGGAATCAAATGGAGACGCCCTAGAGGTAAAACCAGTAAAATGAGAAGATATGAAGCTGGTAAACCTGATATGCCAGCAATTGGTTACAGAACCCCTAGAGCTATTAGGGATTTACACCCTTCAGGATTCAAAGATGTTCTTGTTCACAATATGCAAGAATTAGAAGACTTAGACCCAGCTACTGAAGCTGCAAGAATAAGTGCTTCTATCGGGAAAAGGAAAAAAGATTTAATGCTCGCAAAAGCATTAGAACTTGGTATTAAAGTTTTAAATAAATAA
- a CDS encoding 50S ribosomal protein L30, producing MFLVIRVRGTTGVIQNIADTLDMLRLNRISHAVLVDENPSYEGMLQKAKDYITWGEVDADCLAAIIAKRGRLPGNVKVTDEYVAENTDYKDIADLAKAVVEAKVKLADVGIKPVFRLHPPRKGYEDIRLSVQEGGSLGYRGENIKDLAKKML from the coding sequence ATGTTTTTAGTTATTAGAGTTAGAGGAACTACTGGTGTTATCCAAAATATTGCTGACACCTTAGATATGTTAAGACTTAACAGAATCAGCCACGCAGTACTCGTTGATGAAAACCCTAGTTACGAAGGTATGCTTCAAAAAGCTAAGGATTACATCACCTGGGGTGAAGTTGATGCAGATTGTTTAGCTGCTATCATCGCTAAAAGAGGTAGACTCCCAGGTAATGTAAAAGTTACTGACGAATACGTTGCTGAAAATACTGATTACAAAGACATCGCAGATTTAGCTAAAGCAGTTGTTGAAGCTAAAGTTAAATTAGCTGATGTAGGAATCAAACCTGTATTCCGTTTACACCCTCCTAGAAAAGGATACGAAGACATTCGTTTATCCGTACAAGAAGGCGGATCCTTAGGTTACAGGGGAGAAAATATTAAAGATCTCGCAAAGAAAATGCTTTAA
- the rpsE gene encoding 30S ribosomal protein S5 has translation MSFNIDEWEPKTKLGTLVKDGTITDIDEIFEKGLPIMELEIVDALIPDLEEEVMDVNLVQRMHKSGRKVNFRVIVAVGNKNGYVGLGQGKAKEVGPAIRKAVDNAKYNLIKVRRGCGDWGCVCGREHTVPFKVQGKTSSVSVNLIPAPAGVGLVIGDVGKTILKLAGIHDVWSQSFGQTQTTVNFANAVFAALKELSNVKASQEDLKKMGVNY, from the coding sequence ATGAGTTTTAATATTGATGAATGGGAACCTAAAACTAAATTAGGTACCTTAGTTAAAGATGGAACCATTACTGATATCGATGAAATCTTCGAAAAAGGTCTCCCTATTATGGAATTAGAAATTGTCGATGCATTAATTCCTGATTTAGAAGAAGAAGTAATGGATGTTAACTTAGTTCAAAGGATGCACAAATCTGGTAGAAAAGTTAATTTCAGAGTAATTGTTGCTGTAGGTAACAAAAATGGTTACGTAGGATTAGGCCAAGGTAAAGCTAAAGAGGTTGGTCCTGCTATTAGAAAAGCTGTAGACAACGCTAAATACAATCTTATTAAAGTAAGAAGAGGTTGTGGAGATTGGGGTTGTGTATGTGGAAGAGAACACACAGTACCATTCAAAGTACAAGGTAAAACCAGTAGTGTAAGTGTAAACTTAATCCCTGCACCTGCAGGAGTAGGTTTAGTAATTGGTGATGTTGGTAAAACTATCTTAAAACTTGCTGGTATTCATGATGTATGGTCTCAATCTTTCGGACAAACTCAAACTACTGTAAACTTCGCTAATGCAGTATTTGCTGCTTTAAAAGAATTAAGTAATGTAAAAGCAAGTCAAGAAGACCTCAAAAAAATGGGCGTTAACTACTAA
- the rpmC gene encoding 50S ribosomal protein L29: MAILRSKEIWDMEVDEIQEKLVELRAELSKNISKSAAAGVNENPGKIRELKRTIARVLTIMNEKQREN; the protein is encoded by the coding sequence ATGGCGATTTTAAGAAGTAAAGAAATTTGGGACATGGAAGTTGATGAGATTCAAGAAAAATTAGTTGAACTCAGAGCTGAATTATCCAAAAACATTTCTAAAAGTGCAGCTGCTGGGGTAAATGAAAACCCTGGAAAAATCAGAGAATTAAAAAGAACTATTGCTCGTGTTCTTACAATAATGAACGAAAAACAAAGGGAGAATTAA
- a CDS encoding 50S ribosomal protein L6: protein MVVAAAIREEIAIPEGVEVIINNNEVSVKGPNGEDSRKFTYPNVSIKEEEDVVVLETTFPKKKDKAMIGTTRAHINNMIIGVTDGFTYHMKIVFAHFPMTVKVQKDTVVIDNFLGERHPRTAKIVGSSKVAVKGDAVTVTGINKEHVGQTMANLEQATKIKGRDPRVFQDGIYLISKE, encoded by the coding sequence ATGGTAGTAGCTGCAGCTATAAGGGAAGAAATTGCAATCCCTGAAGGCGTTGAAGTTATAATTAATAATAACGAGGTCTCTGTAAAAGGACCTAATGGAGAAGATTCCAGAAAATTTACATATCCTAATGTAAGTATTAAAGAAGAAGAAGATGTTGTTGTTTTAGAAACAACATTTCCTAAAAAGAAAGATAAAGCAATGATTGGAACTACAAGAGCACACATTAACAATATGATTATTGGTGTTACTGATGGTTTTACTTACCATATGAAAATCGTATTTGCTCACTTTCCAATGACTGTAAAAGTTCAAAAAGATACTGTAGTAATTGACAACTTCCTCGGGGAAAGACACCCAAGAACTGCTAAAATCGTAGGTTCTTCTAAAGTAGCAGTTAAAGGTGATGCGGTAACAGTTACAGGTATTAATAAGGAACATGTTGGTCAAACTATGGCTAACTTAGAACAAGCAACTAAAATTAAAGGAAGAGATCCTAGAGTATTCCAAGATGGAATATACTTAATTAGCAAAGAATAA
- a CDS encoding 30S ribosomal protein S3 — protein sequence MIEKDFVTEGLRRTRIDEYLEKELERAGYGGMEVQITPLGTMVVVYAERPGMVIGRGGKNVRAITNTLKTEFGLDNPQIEVKEVEVPELNPKIMAYKISNMLQRGMHFRRVAYSTIRRIMGAGAQGVEVTISGKIRGSRSAVAKFVEGYIKKCGEPSIRLVEEGFATAQLKPGVLGIYVRIMPPETVLPDSVEILPPKMIIEEDGEVVEEEIDVETEEVIEEEIIEEVEDLDELEEVVEEESTEEVEDES from the coding sequence ATGATAGAAAAAGATTTTGTCACAGAGGGCCTTAGAAGAACCAGAATTGACGAATACTTAGAAAAAGAACTTGAAAGAGCTGGATACGGGGGTATGGAAGTTCAAATTACTCCTTTAGGAACCATGGTTGTTGTTTACGCAGAAAGACCTGGTATGGTTATTGGTAGAGGAGGAAAAAATGTTAGAGCTATTACCAACACTCTTAAAACTGAATTCGGATTAGACAATCCTCAAATTGAAGTTAAAGAAGTTGAAGTTCCTGAACTTAACCCTAAAATCATGGCTTACAAAATATCCAATATGTTACAAAGAGGTATGCACTTCAGAAGAGTTGCTTACTCAACCATTCGTAGAATTATGGGTGCAGGAGCTCAAGGTGTAGAAGTAACTATTTCTGGTAAAATTAGAGGTTCTAGATCTGCTGTAGCTAAATTCGTTGAAGGATACATCAAAAAATGTGGTGAACCTTCAATCAGATTAGTTGAAGAAGGTTTTGCTACCGCTCAATTAAAACCTGGTGTTTTAGGTATTTATGTAAGAATCATGCCTCCAGAAACTGTATTACCTGATTCCGTTGAAATTCTTCCTCCTAAAATGATTATCGAAGAAGATGGTGAAGTTGTCGAAGAAGAAATCGATGTTGAAACTGAAGAAGTCATTGAAGAAGAAATCATTGAAGAAGTTGAAGATCTCGACGAATTAGAAGAAGTTGTCGAAGAAGAATCTACTGAAGAAGTAGAGGATGAATCTTAA
- a CDS encoding 30S ribosomal protein S4e, producing MAKMGSRKHLKRYKAPKSWPIHPKEDTWTVKPSAGSHSISKSIPLTLVIRDVLKLADNAREAKRIINSGNVSVNGIVVKDYKFPVGFMDVLDIPKTEESYRVLLDRKGRLQLKLIEDASAKLSKIVNKTTIKGGKTQLNLHDGKNVIIEEDAYSVGDVICLKVPEQEIVEVYPLQEGATILVTGGKHTGELGTVSEIIENKSTNPNTIIIKNSANDEFLTLKEYAFVVGTDAPVIDLLEVNQ from the coding sequence ATGGCTAAAATGGGATCTAGAAAACATCTTAAAAGATACAAAGCACCTAAATCTTGGCCTATTCATCCTAAAGAAGATACTTGGACTGTAAAACCTTCCGCAGGTTCTCACTCCATTAGCAAATCTATTCCATTAACTTTAGTTATTAGAGATGTTTTAAAATTAGCTGACAATGCTAGAGAAGCAAAAAGAATCATCAACTCTGGTAACGTTTCTGTAAATGGAATTGTTGTTAAAGATTATAAATTCCCAGTAGGATTTATGGATGTTCTTGACATTCCTAAAACTGAGGAATCTTATAGAGTTCTTTTAGATAGAAAAGGAAGATTACAATTAAAATTAATCGAAGACGCAAGTGCTAAATTATCCAAAATTGTTAATAAAACCACTATTAAAGGTGGAAAAACTCAATTAAACCTTCATGATGGTAAAAACGTTATCATTGAAGAAGATGCTTACTCTGTTGGAGATGTAATTTGTTTAAAAGTACCTGAACAAGAAATTGTTGAAGTATATCCTTTACAAGAAGGAGCTACTATCCTTGTTACTGGTGGTAAACACACTGGTGAATTAGGTACTGTATCTGAAATCATCGAAAACAAATCTACTAACCCTAACACTATTATTATTAAAAATAGTGCTAATGATGAATTCTTAACTTTAAAAGAATATGCATTTGTAGTTGGTACTGATGCACCTGTAATCGATTTATTGGAGGTTAATCAATGA
- a CDS encoding 50S ribosomal protein L22, producing the protein MANKYAYNKEVDEAKTARAMARSLKISPKHCVEICSAIRGMEVGKAKAYLADVIEMKKAVPFKRHNKKVGHRKGLKGWASGRYPVKAAEQVLKVLENAEANAEYKGMDTEKLVIEHISSHKGVVIPGYIPRAFGRMTPFNTPTTHIQIVLQEAN; encoded by the coding sequence ATGGCTAACAAATATGCTTATAATAAAGAAGTTGATGAAGCAAAAACTGCACGTGCTATGGCAAGATCTCTTAAGATTTCTCCAAAACACTGTGTTGAAATTTGCAGCGCAATCAGAGGAATGGAAGTAGGTAAAGCAAAAGCTTACTTAGCAGATGTTATTGAAATGAAAAAAGCAGTTCCTTTCAAAAGACACAACAAAAAAGTTGGTCACAGAAAAGGACTCAAAGGTTGGGCATCCGGTAGATACCCTGTAAAAGCTGCTGAACAAGTTTTAAAAGTTTTAGAAAATGCAGAAGCTAACGCAGAGTACAAAGGTATGGACACTGAAAAATTAGTCATTGAACATATCTCCAGCCACAAAGGTGTTGTAATTCCTGGATATATCCCAAGAGCATTCGGTAGAATGACTCCATTCAACACACCTACTACTCATATTCAAATTGTATTGCAGGAGGCTAACTAA